In one window of Planctomycetaceae bacterium DNA:
- a CDS encoding sulfatase: MILLEFVLNGSQRFRWSVLLATLPVLVCRALAGESIRQEAASANPSSAARPLNVLLIMSDDLTATALSCYGNSVCSTPNIDSLASRGTRFTRAYCQATYCGPSRASMLTGYYPHATGVLGYTNPRPQIGDRATWPQHFKNNGYYSARVSKIFHMGVPGGIEIGGDGRDHNHYNGADDEFSWTERFNSPGPEWKAVGTGETLEGNPDGKKPVVGGNTFVVVEAEGDDLVHSDGMTAEKAVRLIHDHKDQPFWLGVGFVRPHVPFVAPSRYFRPFKPFDRMELPPKLEGDWDDIPEAGINYKTSLNMKMDERRQKKAVGAYYACVSYVDTQVGKVLAAVRDAGIEDHTVVIFTSDHGYHLGEHDFWAKVSLRDESAAVPLIICLPGQRPSVCHSLVELIDLFPTTAKLCGLNIPERLQGRDISPLLRNPDLSVRDAAFSVAPSRKGFLLREDQYAFIQYGEDAEGGMELFNVQTDPQQFTNLAQLPSHAGQVKDFRQKMSARLAAIRQNDLGR, translated from the coding sequence ATGATTCTGCTCGAGTTCGTCTTGAACGGCAGCCAAAGATTCCGTTGGTCTGTTCTTCTGGCCACTCTGCCCGTTCTCGTGTGCCGGGCGCTGGCCGGTGAGTCAATCCGTCAGGAGGCGGCATCGGCGAATCCTTCCAGTGCCGCCCGCCCTCTCAATGTTCTGCTGATCATGTCTGATGACCTGACAGCGACTGCGCTGTCGTGTTATGGCAACTCAGTTTGCAGCACTCCAAACATTGATTCGCTGGCCAGTCGGGGAACCCGCTTTACTCGAGCCTATTGTCAGGCAACCTATTGCGGTCCTTCCCGGGCGTCGATGCTGACGGGATATTATCCGCATGCCACTGGGGTCCTTGGTTATACGAACCCGAGGCCACAAATCGGCGATCGAGCCACCTGGCCACAACATTTCAAAAACAACGGCTACTACAGCGCTCGTGTGAGTAAGATTTTTCATATGGGTGTCCCGGGTGGAATTGAGATCGGTGGCGATGGCCGGGATCACAATCATTACAACGGTGCCGATGATGAATTCTCCTGGACCGAACGATTCAACAGTCCAGGCCCGGAGTGGAAAGCTGTGGGAACCGGGGAGACCCTGGAAGGGAACCCCGATGGCAAAAAACCTGTTGTGGGTGGCAATACATTTGTTGTGGTTGAAGCTGAGGGTGATGACCTTGTGCATTCGGATGGCATGACAGCTGAGAAAGCGGTTCGACTGATCCACGATCACAAGGATCAGCCATTCTGGCTTGGCGTTGGATTTGTTCGGCCACATGTCCCGTTCGTGGCTCCGTCCCGCTACTTCCGGCCCTTCAAGCCATTCGACAGGATGGAATTGCCGCCGAAGCTCGAAGGCGACTGGGACGATATTCCAGAGGCAGGCATCAATTACAAGACCAGTCTCAATATGAAGATGGACGAGCGGCGGCAGAAAAAAGCAGTCGGCGCGTACTATGCCTGCGTTAGCTATGTCGACACTCAGGTCGGTAAAGTGCTGGCCGCCGTTCGGGACGCAGGTATCGAAGACCACACCGTTGTGATCTTTACCAGTGATCACGGTTACCATCTGGGTGAGCATGACTTCTGGGCCAAGGTGAGTCTGCGGGATGAATCGGCGGCAGTCCCCCTGATTATTTGTTTGCCTGGCCAAAGGCCGTCTGTCTGCCATAGCCTGGTCGAACTGATCGATCTTTTTCCGACGACGGCAAAACTATGCGGACTAAATATTCCTGAGCGGCTTCAGGGCCGGGACATCTCACCGCTGTTGCGCAATCCCGATTTGTCTGTGCGTGACGCGGCGTTCAGCGTGGCTCCAAGCCGAAAAGGATTTCTGTTGCGAGAGGACCAGTATGCGTTTATCCAATACGGCGAGGACGCAGAGGGTGGCATGGAACTGTTCAACGTTCAAACCGACCCACAGCAATTCACAAACCTCGCACAACTTCCGTCGCACGCTGGCCAGGTGAAGGACTTTCGGCAGAAGATGTCGGCCAGGCTGGCAGCGATCAGGCAAAATGATCTGGGCAGGTGA
- a CDS encoding alkene reductase, with amino-acid sequence MTQKSLLQPFSLGDLQLPNRIVMAPLTRARSGPDRIPNHIMAEYYVQRSSAGLIISEATTISEEANGWVESPGIYTDAMIAGWSGVVDSVHQAGGRIFLQLWHMGRASHSSFHNGHPAVAPSAIAIHGDDIHTPIGKQPHETPRALETDEIPRVVDDYHKAAANAKKAGFDGVEIHAANGYLIDQFLQSKSNHRTDAYGGSVENRYRFLGEVVSAVTSEVPADRVGVRLAPNGVFNDMGSPDFREQFLFAASQLDNFGLAYLHVMDGLAFGFHELGEPMTLNDFRKVFAGPLIANCGYTPESADAAVESGAADLVAFGRPFISNPDFVERVRNSWPLAPEADVSDWYSPTGATGYIDFPLHVANR; translated from the coding sequence ATGACCCAAAAATCCCTGCTTCAGCCTTTCTCACTAGGTGACCTGCAACTTCCAAACCGCATCGTGATGGCTCCCCTGACTCGCGCGCGATCTGGTCCGGATCGGATCCCCAATCACATCATGGCGGAATACTATGTTCAACGAAGTTCTGCCGGTCTGATCATCTCTGAGGCTACGACAATCTCTGAAGAAGCGAACGGTTGGGTCGAGTCGCCCGGCATCTACACAGACGCCATGATCGCGGGCTGGTCCGGAGTTGTGGATTCTGTTCATCAGGCAGGCGGTCGCATTTTCCTGCAGCTTTGGCACATGGGCCGAGCTTCTCACAGCAGTTTTCACAATGGGCATCCTGCGGTTGCGCCGTCCGCTATTGCTATTCATGGCGACGACATCCACACACCAATCGGAAAACAGCCGCATGAAACGCCTCGTGCGCTGGAAACCGACGAAATTCCTCGCGTTGTGGACGACTACCACAAGGCGGCCGCCAATGCGAAGAAGGCTGGCTTCGACGGTGTGGAAATTCATGCGGCCAATGGTTATCTGATCGATCAGTTCCTTCAGTCGAAATCAAACCATCGCACCGATGCCTACGGAGGAAGCGTTGAAAATCGCTATCGCTTTCTGGGCGAGGTTGTGTCGGCTGTCACATCTGAAGTTCCCGCTGATCGAGTTGGCGTGCGACTGGCTCCAAATGGCGTTTTTAACGATATGGGTTCGCCGGATTTCAGAGAGCAGTTCTTGTTCGCCGCATCACAGCTGGACAATTTTGGTCTTGCCTATCTGCATGTCATGGACGGACTGGCATTTGGTTTCCATGAACTTGGTGAACCGATGACCCTGAATGATTTTCGCAAAGTGTTCGCGGGGCCGCTGATTGCCAACTGTGGCTACACGCCGGAATCAGCCGACGCTGCTGTTGAATCGGGTGCCGCAGACCTTGTGGCATTTGGTCGGCCATTTATCAGCAATCCGGACTTTGTGGAAAGGGTTCGTAACAGCTGGCCGCTTGCCCCCGAGGCCGATGTCTCTGACTGGTACTCACCAACGGGAGCCACGGGTTACATCGACTTTCCACTGCATGTGGCAAATCGCTGA
- a CDS encoding helix-turn-helix domain-containing protein — translation MRVAPAIELTQEERTTLTKYSRGRNTPAKIVLRAKVILRAAEGLQNKVIAAELQTDPQFVCRWRTRFVKGRLKAIEKDAPRSGRKPCQKVVKMVLDATTQEKPAGATHWSVRTLAQHLGVSRSVVHRVWRQHNLQPHRTKTFKVSNDPKFEEKLHDVVGLDLKPLLPYKTP, via the coding sequence ATGCGAGTGGCACCGGCGATCGAGTTGACTCAGGAAGAGCGAACGACGCTGACAAAGTACAGCCGCGGAAGGAACACGCCTGCGAAAATCGTGCTTCGTGCGAAGGTGATTCTGCGAGCGGCCGAGGGGCTTCAGAATAAGGTAATCGCCGCAGAACTGCAGACCGATCCGCAGTTTGTCTGTCGCTGGCGAACTCGCTTTGTCAAAGGACGCCTGAAGGCCATTGAAAAGGATGCACCGCGAAGTGGGCGAAAGCCGTGCCAGAAGGTTGTGAAGATGGTTCTCGACGCGACAACTCAGGAGAAGCCTGCGGGAGCCACGCACTGGAGCGTGCGAACACTGGCGCAGCATCTGGGTGTCAGTCGTTCGGTGGTGCATCGCGTGTGGCGGCAGCACAATCTTCAGCCGCATCGAACGAAGACGTTCAAGGTTTCGAACGATCCGAAGTTTGAAGAAAAACTGCATGATGTTGTGGGTCTGGACCTTAAGCCACTATTGCCTTACAAAACTCCGTAG